Within Mycobacterium heckeshornense, the genomic segment CGCACCCGTGCCGCCGGCGTCCTGGCACCCGGGGTATTACGGTCAGCCGTACGGCTATTCCACGTACTCTGGGTACGCGGTTGATCCTCGAGCGCCGTATGGGCGTGATCCCGCCACGGGACAGCCGTTGTCCGACAAGTCAGCGGCCGTCGCGGGCTGCCTGCAGTTGTTTGTCGGCATGCTCGGTGTCGGCCGCTTCTACATCGGTTCGGCGGTAATTGGGGGAATTCAGTTGGCGCTCACCATTATTGGTTTGATGCTGACTATCGTCTTCGTTGGGTTCCCCATTTTGTTCGGGGTCGCGATTTGGGCCTTTGTCGACGCGATCATGATGTTTACCGCAGCGGTTCCCGACGCTCATGGTCGCAAACTGCGCTAGCGTCCGGTGGGTGGCGGTGCCTGCGGCTTCTTCGGCGGATGCGACCGCGATTCGTCGACCCCATTAGGCTTGATCGTCGATGAGCAGACAGCGCACTACGGCCGGTGACGGCGACAAGCGTCGCATGCCGGGGCTCGCTACCCGGGCCATTCACGCCGGCTATTCACCGGACCCTCTGACCGGTGCGGTCAACCCTCCGATCAATACCAGCAGCACGTTCGCTCAAGACGGCGTCGGTGTCCTGCGCGGAGAATTCGACTACTCCCGATCCGGTAACCCAACGCGGGCGGCGCTGGAAGCGGCGCTGGCGGCTGTCGAGGAGGGCAGATTTTGCCGCGCGTTCAGTTCCGGGATGGCCGCCACCGACTGTGCGTTGCGGGCAATGCTGCGCCCGGGCGACCACGTGGTGATCCCGGACGACGCCTACGGGGGTACTTTCCGCCTGATCGACCAGGTTTTCACCGCATGGGGTGTCGACTACACGCCGGTAACTTTCGCTGATCTCGACGCGGTGCGCGATGCGATCACTCCGCGGACCCGACTGATCTGGGTGGAAACGCCGACCAATCCGCTGCTATCGATCGCCGATATCGGGGCAATCGCCGACATTGCGCGGGAACGCTCCGTAAAAGTGTTGGTGGACAACACG encodes:
- a CDS encoding TM2 domain-containing protein; translation: MSTPPGPLGRQPEWRDPDPYGFPNAPVPPASWHPGYYGQPYGYSTYSGYAVDPRAPYGRDPATGQPLSDKSAAVAGCLQLFVGMLGVGRFYIGSAVIGGIQLALTIIGLMLTIVFVGFPILFGVAIWAFVDAIMMFTAAVPDAHGRKLR